GAGGTGTTATTAATTAGCTAGTTTGGGCCTTTGAGCCCGCCCTGTAACCAAAAAACTGCTATATGGGTTTTAAGCATCTGGACTTTGGTGTAAGATAGTTTGGGAATCTAGATCCATCTCGGTCCAGTTTTAATACTCACCGTTCTTTATAGGGTTGTTGTCAAGAGATTGATAAATAAAACTTATTTGTTGTTAAAAAAAGGGAGTTTTGTTTTGACagatgaaaaaaaaagggaGTTAATTAATGAAGAATTCTTCATTGTATATAGTATATACCAGTATAACTTAAAACACTTGATAGCGGCCACCTGGGTGCAGAGGTTTGTTTGATTTCAGGAAATTCTATTGTAGGTAATATAGAAAACTAATATTTAGCTTAATCTACAAGATTCCATCAAAGAACTTGCTTGAAGCTCGTGAGAATTAAAGGCAGATTTGCCTACCAAATTGTACACGAAATTAGTGTGAAGTAAACACATACTATCATAGGAAAGAAAGCTAGTGCAGTCTTACAAACAAGTATCACATCAATCCTCAGTCTAGTTTACATAATTAACTAGAAACAGCCTAATATATACTCTAATTGCTTACTACTAAAGTTAAGCAGTTATAACATATATCATAGGAATGAAAGCTAGTGCAGTCTTACAAACAAGCTAAGTTTCACATCAATCCTCAGTCTACTTTACATATATAATTAACTAGAAACAACCCAATACTACTAATTAATTAACATATACTCTAATTGCTTACTACTAATTAAAGTTAAGCAGTTCTGAGGAACTATAGTATCTAAATAAAAGAAGTTGCATTGTAATGCTTAGTTACATCGATGAACATTATTTTCCGTTCTCATTTAGTGTCTCATTGTCTTTTATAACCTTAAGTCGATATTTTTAAATTACATAATAAGATTTGATTTAATTTGTGGAAATGTTTTCTCCTGGTTCACTGTCGGCGTTTACACCACGGAGAGGCCTACGTCAAGGTGATCCCCTCTCGCCCTATTTGTTTGTGCTTTGCATGGAGCGGTTAGCAATTCAAATTCAGAAGTTGGTGGGGAATGAGTCTTGGAAACCGGTACGCATTACTAGGGATGGTGTGGGAATCTCCCACTTATTCTTTGCAGATGATGTCTTGCTGTTTTGTCAAGCCTCTAAGGAGCAGTTGAGTCTGATTAAAAACACATTGACGGAGTTCTGTGCAGCGTCTGGAATGAAAGTGAACCTGGATAAGTCTCGCATGTTCTTCTCGAAGAATGTCCCTCAAAGAAAGCAACGAGAATTGGCTACTCTTACAGGTATCTCTAGAGCTGCCAACTTGGGGAAATACCTTGGTATCCCATTGTTGACGGGTAGAGTGAAGCGAGACCACTTTGCTCCTCTCATTGATAAGATTACAGCGCGGCTCGCTTCTTGGAAGAATAGTCTCCTCAATAGAGCGGGGAGAGTGTGTCTAGCAAAGTCCGTCCTTACTTCCTTACCGGTCCATACTATGCAATCATTATGGCTTCCTGAATCAGTGTGTGAACATGTGGATAAGCTTGTACGAAATTGCGTGTGGGGTAAAGGAGGCAATGGCAGGAATTGGCATCTAGTATCATGGAAAGAATTGACTCAGCCTAAAGCCAAAGGAGGGCTAGGGATAAGGAGCGCAAGGGAGAATAATGAAGCTCTCTTGGGGAAAACGGTTCATAACATGTTGCATGAAAAGGATAAGTTATGGGTACAGGCCTTTGCTCAGAAATATGTTCCTAACGATTCCATTCTTACGGTTCAGAGGAGAGTTGGGTCATCTTATGTGTGGAATGGGATTTTGAAGGCCAGGGATGCAGTAATACACGGCTTTGGACCAAAATTGGGGGATGGTGCGTCGTCGTTATGGTATGCTAACTGGTTGGGCTCAGGACCGTTGGCGTGTAGGGTTCCGTTCGTTCACATAACGGACACGCAGCTAACAGTTGCTGATCTGTGGAGGCATGGAAGCTGGAATTTTGATGTTCTATAAACTCAGTTATCGCAGGAGATTAAGGAGGAGATTAAGGTTGTTCCGGTTCCATCTGTCCAGGTCGGAGAGGATAAGATTTTGTGGCGAGAAGCTAATGATGGCCGCTACACGGTGGCATCGGCGTATAGCTTACTGAATGAGGATGATGAGCACGAGTCGAGGTTCTGGAAGCTCATTTGGAAGGCGAATGCTCCGGAAAAGGTTCGCTTCTTCCTCTGGCTAGCAAGCAAGAATGCACTTCCGACGAACAGTAAGCGTTATCGTTGCCGTCTAGCGAGTTCACCAGTATGTACTAGGTGTGGCGCTGCAGTGGAGGACGTTGATCATGTTCTCCGTCGATGCCCAAGCTCGATTTGGATATGGAGTCAATTTGCAAACAATTTACCCCGGGTTCAGACGGCGCTGCAACTTAGGGGTTGGCTTTACACACATCTTCAGGTACATAATCATGCTATGTTTTGTGCGATTGTGTGGAATATTTGGAAATGGAGGAACAGCCGTGTTTTTTATCACGATCAGTGGCAACCCATGGAAGATTTACGGAGGATCCACGTCGATACTTCAGAGTTTCAGCGGTGGGGAAGTGGAATGGTTGATCAGGCGCCTGTGGCGGTTCAGGGAGGCGACTACGTGATGTTACATACCGACGGAAGCTGGTGCCAAGGTCTTAATCGAATAGGAGGTGGTGGAGTGATCAGAGACAGTTTGGGTAGGTGGGTGTTTAGCTTTACCATGGCAGCTGGTGCAGGTGATGCCTTCAAATCTGAAGTTGCAGCAGTGCATAAAGGGCTTCTCCAGGTGTGGGACTTGGGGTTTCGCCATGTGCGGTGTTTTGTGGACTGTTCTGAATTGCAACAAGTTCTAACAGATGACAGAGATGTCCAGAATTATTGGCATGGGGAGGAGATTACTCAAGTCCGTGTAGTATTGGCCAGGAATTGGAACGTAACTGTTGCTCATGTTACTCGAGATCGGAACGCTGTGGCGGATGCTTTGGCTAAACTCGCGCTGAATATGAACGAGGATTGGAAAGCTTGGAGGTACCCACCTTCAGCGGTGGTGCCCTTACTTTGTCAGGATGTAGTTTGCTAGTctgtttgttttctttctttccatttgtaccaaaagaaaaaaaagacacATGCATGAAGTTGCATACCTACACAAAAAGTATTGATCATGTCAAAAACATGtcttattaaatattaattcctTGATTAACAAGGTACTTATCAGGAACATTGCTATATGTTATGTCTTGAAATTGTCTATTCAAACAGTCAAAGGAAGAAGGTCCCTGGAATTTTGCACCCCTTCCAATATAATCTCAAAATATAAACATAGGCTGAGATAGCACTCAGACACAGATATATGGTTGACTAATCAAGAACTCATTCTTGGTCAAAAGCCATAATTAAggcatataaaaaataataaaaattcttGTCGCATAAAAAACGAAATTACTTTGAACCTGTTGAGAAAATGTAGGGACAAACGACAGTAGTAAAATGCCGTCTTGTCTCCTCTTTCTTTTCCAATAGTCCAACCCTTATTACGGAGAAAGTACAATTCTTTTGTGCCATGTGGACAATCACATTATTCATCCCTAGTGTTCACATATAAGAATTGTGGAATCAAAATTTTCAATTcttaaattctttttttaaggtaatttttaaatttttaaacgATGTCTCATTTTCTGTTTTACTGATCAAATTGTAACACATTAAAATTTCTTATGTTAGATCATAAgtgttattatgtttttttaattgatatgcCAAATTATAAATAGTTAAGATAGGAAATGAGCAATAGTTTTTTAATAAAGGAGGGAAATGAGCACCATATTTAGAAAGACGATTTAAATCCATAAGAATATATATAAAGAGAATGAGACAAGTACAACGTGTTTGAAAGGTTATATTTCTCTTCACTATATAGCCTAGAGAGAGTCAAATTTGCTTGTTTTCAGAGCTGTTATAGTCTACAAAACCGTTAAGAAAACCtttgaatttcaatatttttttcccTGGTTTCAAAATTGAATTTCGCCAAGGTAAAACAACATTGAACATCCCACTACAAAAATTTGGAGGATTTAAGTTATGCTCTTTGATTAAGAAATATGTGAGCGAAATTATATGAAAGAAaaagatgagttttttttttttttttttacaagaggaataCTGAAAAAGATGAGTTTAAATGTATTATAACTCGTTAGGAAAAGAAGAGATAATTAGAAATTAAAACAAATAGATAATTAAGATCATTTGTCCCTATTTGATTTTGGACCGCATCTCTAACCGCATTTACTGTGTaacttaattaaatatttttttgatacatcggaaagaaCTTAATTAAATATTGAATCAATTAAGTAATCATTTTTTCTCACCCTTTAAATCCATCCCTATATTTAGTTTCAGGTGAAAATGGCCTCACCAATAAAATTGTGTGATGTCAATTAAATAAGACATGAGTACGAGAGTTATAAGaatacatgatttttttaatttaaattgtaCAATTTAATTTGTTATACACTAGTAGTTCTTAAATATAtcaaaattttccaaaaatattCAAACAAAAAGACCAAAATTAATATATGGAGGACATCACGTGATGCACATATCACAAGTCACAACACCTCTATAAAAAGGATACACCACAATTCTACAAATACCCATTtcaatatcatcatcttcatcatattACCAAGGCTTTAAAAAGAAACAATACAAAATACAGAGAAGCTTAAACCACAAGGCTATAGCAGTATCACACACCActtgtttctttttattaatAGAAATCAAAGAAGCATGCAACGTTCATTGGCAATGAGCTTGTTCCAACGCAGGTTTTTCAGCCAGCAAAGGCGATCTCAGCTGTTGGCAAAGCGAGTGGTTACACCGTGTGATGTGTTCCTGAACCACAGGAGCACGGACACAAAGCGAACTGTGGCCACTCTCCTCTATGACTACTTGAGGAGGCAAGGATTGAGCCCTTTCTTGGACGAGAAGAGCATGAGGCCAGGGGACAAGCTGTTTGATAAGATTAATGGCGCCATTTTCGAGTCCCGGATCGGGGTGGCGGTGTTCTCCCCTCGCTACTGTGAGTCCTACTTCTGCCTTCATGAGCTGGCGCTTCTCATGGAGTGCGGGAAGAAGGTGATTCCCATCTTCTGTGACGTGAAGCCTTCTCAGCTTCGCGTTCTTAATAACCCGAAGTGGTCCGCGGAGGAGCTCCGGAGGTTCAAGGAGGCTCTTGAGGAGGCTAAGGACACCGTGGGGCTCACCTTCAATTCTTCCAAAGGGTACGTGTTAGTAATATTTGGTCCTTTAATTAGTTGCATCAAAGCGCTAACAAGACTCCCTTTATTACTGTTTTTCTATTGCTCTTTTTactaaattgattaaaattagaagtaaaatatatatatatatatatataatttagcAGACTCTATGGATTTTAATCAATCAAAAATAGTGTTAGAAAGACGGTATCAAAGTGAATATTACTAGTATTTctcttaatttcatttttttaatagcGACAATTTTACCATGGATCATTTTAGAAGCTTATTTACTCAAGAACCATATTTTTACTATAACATCAAACATGTTATTTACACTATATGTTTCTTAACCTCACATTCTTTCTTTTGTCTTCTGAAATGCAGGAACTTGTCTGAAATAGTTACTAATGCTTCTGACATTATCATTGGCAATATGATAGAGCTTGAGAATGAAGAGCTGATGAAGAAACAAAACTTGCCAATTCTTCTTTAGAACTGATCATTTACCCTAGTTCTAATTATTTCACCCTTTAAAATGAAGGAATCACTTAGATGAAAAATGAAGAGCTATAGCTGTTGATTTGATATCTAGAAGACTATAACTCATTAATTTTTCTTCTAGAGTGACTCTTCACTTTAAAAGATCAGATAGCtaaaactcataaaaaaaatctaaccaTACCTTCCTGTCCTTTGCTCTGTTAATAAGGTCATAAACACCAAATACTTATAATTTGTTGATTGATTATTGgttcattatttttttcttttcaataatGTTATGACACATACTAAATTATAAcatttctgtttcttttgtaaAATACTGTATTGCTCTGCAAATGCTGATATACATACATTATGTTCTCTGATTCTCTCCTTACTGCTTACTTTACATTTTCTGGCAATTATGCTGATGATACTGTTGTATTGTTACTTTAGTTGTATATAAATAAAAGGTGCGAATCTCGCTGCATGTCACGTACATCTTATAATTTCCTCTAGTCAAATTTAACTTTGGTTTTTTGAATGAGCCAAATTTTTTAATGGGAGCACAAGGGTTACCAATTACCAACCAAGTATATATAAAGagaacagaaacagaaacaaagaaatgacaaTTCCAGTACACCAGATAATTCAAAAGAAAGTTAGATAAGTTGTTTTATAGTTGCAACGCGGAATCCTCAGCCAGTAAACCCAGCAAAGCTATTAGATTTTAACACCcgtaaaattaattatataaattgTTGAAAGATAAAGTTAAGTTTCACTAATCAATTCAAATATCTACATATCATAACCAAAATAATGATGATTTGTGAAATTTTACCAACTTTAtgaactgaattttttttaataagaaatGTTCATTCACGGTAACTATTTGCGATAATGAACAAACAAGCATAACCAAACAATCCAACAAGAACTACATCTAATAAGACAACATATGAACTCAAGCCACAACCACTTATACTCATGTTATCACACCACATCATGAGTCAAATAAGCATGTACATTATACATGTACAAAATCAATAACCTTAAGTCAGTGTATACATATGTCATGCTCATGCAATGAATGCTCCAAAATGATGCGGATATAACGAAAATTCCTCACAAATTAAGTAGGCGGGACATCACTCAGGAACAACATTATATATCGCCTTATTGTGAATGTCACTTACATGGTAGCCCTCTTGGAACCAACGACTATAGGCACGGTGTTCTCTACCTTCCTTAGGCGCGGCTTTCTTTAACGTCCCTAACCAAGATGTATGCAAGCATGACATAAATCATGGTTAGCCAAATAAACGGAAACACCCTCTCGAAAGTTCGCATTTCTCACTAAAGGTAATCGCATCAAGAATACCCACATGTAGGCATTTTAATAACTCTACGAGCAAAAAAGGTTGCTTTCCGCATCCAAGTGACCAACTTTTCACCACAACGGTTCACCACTCTAGGTAACCAAAATCTCAAGTTCATTTTCCTCCCAACTACTCGAACCAAAGACCCCACTTTGAAACTCTTTTCATTCTTTATATCTTGTGTTATAAATAAGCTTCTTTTCGTTTCGCAATAGGGTAAACACTTAGATTATTTCCATTATGGCAAGTTTATTCACAAATCCTTATTAAGTGCGTTCCTTTTCGAAAAACTTAGTGAATTCTATAAAAGTCTTCATCCGTTACTAGCTTTCAAAAAGAGTCTTCGCTTCTCAATATCGATCATTCCAAAACAGCTTTAGAAAACCTTCTAACCGACACTCATAAAGCCCTATGTTTCATAGTCGATATTCAGTCAATCAGACAGTCTGATATCACAGTAAACAAGGCATATATGAACCGATCATGTTATATTACAACCAACACATGAGCATCATGTTATATTACTCAATCATGTATTCCTTAAGAAATCATGCCTTAAAAGCCAATTCAACATCATATACAGCCAACACATGAGCATATCAACACTCAACAAGCAATCATAAAGTCCAAAACTAGAATATGCCCTCACCTCAATCCCTTTACTTCATACACCACGACTGCAACCATGACACGTCCTCGCTTCTCGTACCGGCTCACTTTTCTTCTGTTCTTTAGTTCCGATACAAAACGGCTCATTCTCCTCGTATCATTCACATACACATATCTTAGCTTAGTCACTCTCCACAACTTAAACTTTACTCTCTAACCTATGGTTCAAAGTGTGTTTCTAAGGCTATCCTCAAATGCATGCATCAATGTTACATAGGAAAACAACTTAatcaaaaaatttataaaactcTTTTCACCATAAAATACATACAAGCATGATTTTCACTTCTAAGAGTCTCATGATGACTTTAAAAGCGCTTATACAACTAAAGCCAACTTACTCTTTCAAAATTCCTCATCAGCGTAGAACACTTTAAAACGGGTGGGGATTCTCTCAAGTGGGGAAAAACTTGAGGAAATAATGTGAATGAATCTCAACTCTTCATTTCTTTTAAAACAGATCAAAGGTTGAAACTAGAAGAAGATTAAATAGTGTCTTTTATGTGTGATTTACCCAATCATTTCTTTGTGAGTTTTTGTATCCAATCCTCATACTATAAGATTAACACAACCAAAGTCCATTTCATATtccttttttttgaaactgtcCATTTCATATTCGTGTAGTATGTAAATAGTGTTAAGGTTTTCTAAATtttactcttttcttttctggatatttttttttttctggaaccAACAAATATTTATTGGCCATTTCAAAATTCACGTAtttattttgagtttctaaCTACCATTTTCAGAACATTTTACTTCCTGAAACCAATAAATAATGTTTTCTAACATATTCTTATCTCAATTCCACTTCTTGTCATGTCTTAAAAAAAAGTAGATAATTCTACTTAAATGATGTCATGTCAGTTGATAATTGATGTCTTAACAATTATGAGGAGTGAGTGCAAAAACATTGGGTACCAAAACTcataaagaaaagattgggtACATCACACATAAAAGATACTATTTAATCTTCTTCTAGTTTCAATATTTGATCTGTTTTAAAAGAAATGAAGGGTTGAGATCTATTCACATTATTTCCTCAAGTTTTTCCCCACTTGAGAGGATCCCCACCCCTTTAAAACGTATACATGAGTTAAAAGAggaatttcttcctcccctttTTCTCACTTCATGCCCTCGGCCACTAGGCCAATTTTAcccaaaatattttctcaaagtTTTTTGCATCCTCCATTATTTTCTCATGGCAAAACTCACACCAAAACCAATTTTAAACACAACACCTTTTTTCCCTGAAAACTTTTCCGTGCCTTGGCCTCACAAACCAAATATATCTAAGATTTTCTTTCAACTCTTTTGAGCCATAAATCATTTTCTTTACTCATTCAAAACCAATTTTACAAGTTCAACTTAGAAGCTCTTCTCCCATTAcccattttttcatttttcttcctatTTATTTCAAGTATCAATACACTATGATCTATGTTAttaatcaaaaatcaaaatgacGTGGGGGCATTTGACCCCtcacaattaacatgcatccgCCCCTAGCTCGCATTGATTTCTAACTAAAATTCACGAATGCGTATTTGCCGAATTGCCGTCCCATATCATATGATGTTATGGCGGTAACGTTTTATAAAAGCTAAAATAAATACATTCACGTGCCATATTTGTTGTGTGCCATCTAACATCTCTCAAATTTTCAATGTTGGCTTAAAATGTCCATATTTAGCCATAACAGAACGAATCTGTTGGTCACTCAACGCGGAAGCTAAAAAACAGAACTCAAATTAttctcaaaaaaataaaataggcaAAACAGAATGGAAGTGTGTTTGTGTTCAATTGATCTATCTATACATAACCAAAACTTCTCTTCCTCTTCACGGTTCACCTTTCTTGTATATGAACATATATACACACTTTCTTTTTTGTCCGCATTGATCAAATCGGATATTGAAACAACACTTGTTTACTAATATTAGTAACACATGTAAGCAATGATGCACCGCTTCATGCCTTTTTGATTTTATGGGAAAGATAGACTAGTTTTTAATTGAGGATTTCGTAGTTGAAACGACACATTACAAGGACGGGGATAAATACTTCATTGGTGTCTCATGTCTCCCTTGTAATGTGTCTGTTTTGACATGATCAGCTTTATATTGTAGACATATCAGGAACACAGAATTTCAGGCCGTATTCAAAGATCAAGTTCGAGGGGTTCGAAGCTGCGTTTCTGAAAGTTGATGTTTGTTATGGATCAAGACATCAAAGATGTTGAGTGTCAAACTATATACAAAGAGAGCGTGCATGAGGAAGAAGAACCTGACATATTGCACAAGGGAAAACGTCCTGTAATTCTCAAGGTATGTATGTGTGTGTGAATTTGTAAAATGACCCTTTTGCTTGTGATTGATGTTTGCATTTTAACTTGACGAAAATGATTCAGTCTGTTTAATATACAAGTAGATTGGTGTTCATGGAAATAAttgtattttctttattttcaaaaatcatGATGTACACACCGCGCTAGTAACCATAATAACCCGGCCTAAAGGAGCTGATGTAAAGTCTAACAAGAACTCTAAGCAAAAACGCTTAGGACTTAACCATGATAGCGCGGCCTAAAGGAAGAGTTAATGTGGCATAACTAGTCTCGCGGGCTTAATGTAAGCACAATGATCCTAACCCCTAAATTAACTAGGCAATCATGATACTCTTTAATCACCTAATAATCACATAATTAATGTGTTACTAGAGACAACTCCCACGTCAATTAAAGACTCAAAAAAGGACAAGAATCTATCATCTTCAGTCTAACACTATTCTGGGACTCTGAGTTAACCGTCTGGCATAGTTTCCTAGGAGTTTGGAGAGAGGAAATGAATTTGCACTTATTCTAGGACGTTTCCACATTTTGTATTTTATATTCATGCAGCCTTTATTGTCAGCCTTCTATAATTTGGATCAATgctgatattttttcttttctttttatgaacCACCATCTTGCTTGTGATTAATGACTCTGTTATGTTGATGAAAATGACTCATCCTGTTTAAGAGTTTGTGTTTGGATTAGTATTCAGGGAAATATATGTTTTTTCGTCATTTCCACAATAATTATTTTGGACTTGTTTTTTATTCATGTAGCATTTTATGTCAGCTTTCTCATGtggaattttctttttatttttctttttatgattcaCAATGCAGTTTGATGATGTTGTCTACAAAATTAAGACCAAGAAAGGAGGACTCTTTGAGAAGAACACAAAATCAGAAGAGAAAGTGATCCTCAAAGGAGTGACAGGCACTGTTCAACCTGGTGAAATGCTAGCCATGCTAGGACCCTCAGGAAGTGGCAAAACAACTCTGCTCACAGCATTAGGAGGAAGACTAGGAGGAAAACTTCATGGATCCATAACTTACAATGGTGAACCCTTCACAAACACAATGAAGAGAAACACAGGCTTTGTTACCCAAGATGATGTTCTTTACCCCCATTTAACAGTAACTGAAACATTAGTCTTCACTGCTCTTCTTAGATTACCTAACACTGTCACAAAAGAACAGAAAGTGAAACATGCAAAAGATGTCTTAGAACAACTTGGTTTAACCAAGTGCAAGGATAGCATTGTTGGAAGCACAACTTTGAGGGGTGTTTCCGGGGGAGAGAGAAAAAGGGTTAGCATTGGGCAAGAATTGCTTATAAATCCAAGCTTGTTGTTTTTAGATGAACCTACCTCTGGGTTAGACTCAACCACAGCACAGAGGATTGTGTCAACTTTGTGGGAGCTTGCAAGAGGAGGGAGGACTGTTGTGATGACAATACACCAGCCTTCAAGTAGGTTATACTACTTGTTTCATAAAGTGTTGTTGCTGGCAGAAGGGAACACTTTGTATTTTGGGAAGGGATCTGAAGCTATTGAGTACTTTTCTAGTATTGGATATGCGCCAGCAATGGCCATGAACCCTTCAGACTTCCTTTTGGATCTTGCAAATGGTAtgcttttaatttttatgcatatTAGCAAATATGATATGTCCTGTGATATTTTACTAAACACTTTGGTCTACATTTTAGTTTTACTTTGAATGTAGACCATGTTAAATCCTGAGCACCCATGAACCATGTTGTTACAATTAACATTCAGTATATATCATTTGCAATATAATTCATATGTGCTAAAACTAATTTGTAGAAAAACTCTTTTAACTTGTGAATCATGTTTTTCATGGTCAACATTATACAGAGCATATATTGAATTTAACATTGTTCTTGGATCTCTATATATTTGGAATCTGTTAAATTGTTAAGTGCTATTTGCTCCTAGAACTGGCAACTGGACTAGCACATTTTGTCTGAACGAAAATATTTGGTATCGTTTTTTAAATTAAACTTTTCTTAGAGAATTTGAAGCTTCATCCAATGAGATGTTGGTTTAGTGTTACATGTTGATTCCCTTTAAATAAGATATCGAGTTTGAGTGTTGTGTATTCTTAAAACCATGCTGAGAGAGCTAATTCCCTTAAACTATGAATCATCCTGACTCGAACAGGTTtggctctttttttttctttgtccaTGAATTTACAGCTTTTAACTTTCAACATCTaaacaataataatattatagtAGAGTGATAAGTTCTCTGTTGATGTGTAAAAGTCCAAATGAAAAAATGATTATGTTTGATGTTTATTTAAAAGAAAACATTTGATATTGGATTATACCTTGTTACTTTGCTAAGTGAGGAAAATTTGCAGGTATCTACACTGATGGGT
This portion of the Lotus japonicus ecotype B-129 chromosome 3, LjGifu_v1.2 genome encodes:
- the LOC130749045 gene encoding probable 2' cyclic ADP-D-ribose synthase BdTIR; this translates as MQRSLAMSLFQRRFFSQQRRSQLLAKRVVTPCDVFLNHRSTDTKRTVATLLYDYLRRQGLSPFLDEKSMRPGDKLFDKINGAIFESRIGVAVFSPRYCESYFCLHELALLMECGKKVIPIFCDVKPSQLRVLNNPKWSAEELRRFKEALEEAKDTVGLTFNSSKGNLSEIVTNASDIIIGNMIELENEELMKKQNLPILL